GGCACAAAGAGTTTAAGGAAGGGCGTGAAAGCGTGGAAGACGAGGCGCGGAGTGGGAGACCAGTCGAGGTGCGAACTGACGCCGTGATAGCCTTGGAATCGTCCACAAAGAATTCGTTCCACCGGGGAAAACTGTGAATCAAGTCTACTATTGCCAAGTACTCGAAAGATTGCGAAAACGAGTCAACAGGGTGCGCCCAGACATCGCTCGTAACTGGATCCTTCATCACGACAACGCGCCGTGTCGCATCCCCTCAGCGTGTACCAATATTTGGCCCCTAAAGGGATCGCCGTGTTGCAACAGCCACCGTATTCGCCCGACATGCcaccctgtgactttttttgtttcctaacACAAAATCGGTGGTCAAAGGAACCCATTTTGAGTCGATTACGGACATCCAGGCGGCCGTGACGAGGGTATTCGCGAACATCCCAGTCGAAGCGTTCCAGAAATGTTACGAAGCATGGAAAACGCGCTGGAATCGCTATATAGCTGCCCAAgaggactactttgaaggggatggcagagttgtagaataattttcaaatatatggtTTTTATGGAATCAGTCTCATTGTCATACCTCGTATGTATGATGATATTTGGAAAACCATCAACGCCCTTACTCGTATTCAGAGACAATACTAGTGTTTTGTAAACTTGGTTGATGCTTTCCTTAAGGAAAATTACTTGTCTCTTTGTGTACGAACTGGACTTTAGCTGAGATTCTTTCCTGAATGATGTCATAAAAGACTATAGTTTTTGCTGTTTAGGGAAGGTGATAATATACATAGATTAGACTAGTCGGTGTTTAGATAAAAAGTGTTATGGTTGCCGTATACAAAGTTCTTGAAGTCGAAGAAAGGCAAGGATACTGTCTTGAGGCCGCGCTGAAGCTCTATAATTATAGCAAGGGCGATCAATACGAGGTGAACTGCTTGGAAGGTGCAGATAAGGTTATGGAAGCTCTATGTTTTTCTTTCACATATTGGAGTGTGTCGAGCAGTGTCTGGAAGGCTCCAGCTGATAATCTTAGAAGAAAGTAGACGCATCTGATGATGATATTGGAGTTAATGCActtaatttgtatgtagatTTCTTCGATATTATTACCTCTTTTCAAATAACCGGCGTGTGGAAAATCGGAAGAGTGGTTCCAACTCTTATTTCTCCAGTAGTATAGTAGTCACTTGAAGCCTTGGCACTCCCGACTTTCACTCATCACCTGGGTCTAGAAAACCATCCCCCCTTTATCGAAGCATgctctgtaaaaaaaaaaaccacccTGTTAGAGGACGAACCTCGAAGCTTTGGACTTGTCAAAAACCTTTGACACAGTCAACTACACAACTCTACTTAAGGACATCGAAAAATCTACGTTCCCTCCAGGATTGAAGAGCGATCTGCGATCATCCGTACTGTTTTGAGGTAAGAATTCGAAATTTAGAAGaattaaacatcctgggcctaccgttggactgcctcgatgacaacttatctgaaccttagCCTCCTAACTGCGACGAGCTTTCTGTAAggaaactttattatttgtgtAGCGTATTATGGCCTCAGTGCGGAGCGTTCAACAACGTCTCTACGGAATCTATTCTAATTAGTATCCAGTCAATAGTCAATAGGTGTTGATCCCGCAATACAACAATGGATCAGAAGCCTTTTGACCTCTAGACGGAAAAGAGCAGAATGGAACGAcgctaaaatgaataaaatgctTGTGTTCACAGGAAAACACAAAATTCCTCAATGGAGGTTCCCTTCGATAAATGGGGCACAACTCTCTCTTAAGGACCGCACCTAGTACCTTGGGGTAGTCTTGGACAGCAAATTGCTGTCGAAGCACAACGTGGAAGAAAGTGTGAGGAAAGGCAGCAATGCTCTATATGCATGTAGGCAGATGCTCGGCACAACCTGGGGCCGAGTTCTTAAGTTGCCGGACCCCtgtagtggaggtcttcctcttcctctgcttccctcggcgagtagtgcgtcgaatactttcagagctggagtgttttcgtccatccgaaaaacatgacctagtcagcgtagccgctgtcttttaattcgctgaactatgccaatgtcgtcgtatatctcgtacagctcattctcttccgaggctgttggtaatttttcattggtatgattttttatgtggcgggtcccaaacccagcgcacaaccctgcggaggagatgtttcgccttctcattttagctcgccttcaaacggatgttcttaggctacccagaggatacttggtcaaagaccggaagtcgtgagctgcttgagtcatatgtaaaataatcgtttctggccactcctaagtgaatgacgatcagagaactttcctcacttgcgtgaatttcCACAattgactccatcctccacggACCACTACTGGTATATACGTGGCTTATTGCCTATCGgtttaacctaatctaacccaTAACTTCGGTGCAATTGAAGTTATCTTTTTCGTGTTTACCCATTTCCAtcgcgttaaaataaaaatgcaaatatccTTTGCATGAATAAAactgtatatgtgtttatatatttcagaattggaaaattattttaaaattacttcaATAAAAGCATAAATAGATTCTTAAATTCTAAAATGTGTGCATAAAAGGCAAAAATCAACATTAAGCAGATGCTATAAACTAAAACTAAGCGTATGCGCGTACATGAAAACCGCTGAGTGTGTTGGTGGCGCGCATGGAATGTGTGGCTGAAACTGCAGCGCTAATGAATATACAAATGAAGTGTCATTAATTATGAGGTAatttaagataaaaattttaaaatatattaaagcgtTAAAGATCACAAAGTTCACAggcaaaattaagaaaaacaacGGCATAGAAAtcttagtacatatacatatgtacatatgtatgcatacattaagctacatatatgtaaaatacaGGAATTAGATGCATGCACTCAATCTAACATATAAGCATATAGTTCAACTACATTACTGTATAAgatgatttcaaattttctaatatacttTATGTGTATGGCTGCGCTTGCGCACCATTGCTTGGCCttgttaaaaaagtttttttgaaacaactacttttatttttttatttgctactAACGCTAACAGTACATAcctatataaacatattttctattgtgttataaatacacatacatatacatatgtatcatacatacatacatatacaaaatttgtataaagcTACGAAAAAGCGTGAACACTATGCGCTGATTAAATTCGATTTAACGATTCGCTTGGTTTAGCTTGCACTGGCGTGTGTAGCACGACTTatgttattttagaaaaaaaaaactatacgtaattttcattatactaagTACTACTGCACTGAACAGTGGCGCACCGATGTCAATTTCTGCTCATCGACCATCTCCTTAGCAGACAGTATACTCTTAATGCTCTCAGCCTCCTTCATCCAGATTTCCaactaagaaatatttttcaatattaaattttattttttattgccagaATTAACAACAAAATACCTGTTGTAGCAGCAAATTGCGGCGCTCGCCTTTCGGTTCATTGTTTGTGAATGGCACCAGCATGCCCAAAGCGTTAGTGTATGCCTCTAAAGCTGCCTTGAATTTTCTTTCGTACAAATAAAGCTCGCCTTGGCGTCCAATTTCCAGCGCACTTTTCAATTGTGGACTCGAGTGTGAGAGCGCAACTAAGGCAAGTAATTTGcattattacattttaattaattattatttaaattaagtaaattttataaGCAAAGCAAATACTTACATAACTGCTTGTAGCGCACATCTGGCTCCAGCACATCGGCTATGTTCGGCTGTGTCGTTTGTGCAGCGGAGCTGCTCGGCAGTTGCTCCTGTTGCTGGGAATGCACTTGTTTCTTGTGTAGATCTTTAGCCGCTGCGGCTTTATATTCAGCATCGATTAGaacatttttgatttcttcAGCGCGTTTGAGGTAGGTAAGTGCACGATTGCGCAAAGCCAAACGTTTGGTGGCATCTGCTTCCTCAGTGATGAGCGGCACAAAATATTGCAACGCGCTGCAGTATAAATAATAAGCCTCTTTGTAATTTTGCTTTTCATCATATTCGACGGCTTTGGTGACAAGGTCGGAAGCCTTTTGTAAagtctattaaaatatttcaattaaaaatatatgaaaaagatGAATGTAATGTAAAGCCTACATGTTCCGTGGGCAAAGTTTTGAGATCGATGAAGGGATGTGCAAAAAACGAATCGAATGAAATACGTTTGGCCGGATCGTGTTCCAGTAGACGACAAAGCAGATCATGACACTCATTGCTAATGCTTGCATTCGCCGGTATGGTTATTTTCTCTGCATTGCGTATGCGCTGCAAGAGCTCTTCGATACTCTTGGAAGTGTATGGTGCCTTGCCAAAAAGGcattcatataaaattacaCCAATACTCCATAAATCGGCTTTGGCGTCATATTGATGTTTGCGCACTATTTCCGGTGCCATATAAAGTGGTGAGCCCTTAAGTTGTTGATTGATCTCACCCAATTTCAAATGTTGCGCAAAGCtggaatttaaaaacattatataaatatatacacttgtgtgtatgtatgtatatgtgcttacCCGAAATCTGCCACCTTTAATATCACATTTGGATTACGcgttaataataaattttgtggtttcaaATCGAAATGGCAGATATCATTTGCACGCATATACTGCACAGCAGCTGCCAATTGACGCAGAAAAAAGCGGCAAGTAGCCTCCGGTAATGATTTTTTTGAACGTATGAAGGCCGATAGATTACCAGCATTACAAAACTCCAACACAATGTAAATCTtcctaaaaatataatattacaattCATAAAATGAATCACAcagaaaaatatacacatacttatcATCCCAAAAGAAGTCTTGTAATGTCACAATGTATTTGTGGTTGAGTGAACGTAGAAGCCTTATCTCGGTAATAAGATTTTCGCGTGAACTATCCGATAGCGTTGacatttccacaattttaatgGCATGATAGCTGCGCTCCTTCTTGTGGCGTGCTTTATAGACTGTTGAATAACTACCAACTCCAAGCTTTTCCAGCAAGTCGTAGTCGGTGATGCGGGGCAGGGTCATGTTGAACGTGAACAAATAATGTCATATACCAACACGCTAATTCTTGTTGACGCACACTACAATGCACTTCACTTACTCCATTTGTTGTGGTCaatttgtgaacaaaaaatatgcgcaaaggaataaaaaccaaaaaatataaacgaaGAAATTGAAATGTTGATAATGCGATCAGCTGTTAACTGGAAACGTTGCCGTAGTATATGAGAActgtttactattttttaatcaaatggAAAGGATgcaataaatgtattttatatttaataaatttaatttatattttcaatatgtaaatatttataataaggctcaatacatttatttttaaaaagtattgcTTGTCAAATACATCGACATGTTCTActctaattatttattttgcaccTGTACAAATTTTATCCAACACTGAACTAATCGATTACTCACTCGATAACAAAACTTATTAGACAATTGTCAAAGTGGAATTATTCACATTTCGTGGAGCGCATTTTTCATAAACAGTAATGTTTTGttcacttatttattttgtttaccttcaaattatattataaatatagatattacTGAAACAGTGTATGGTGCACAAATAGTAGTacaaaaaagaataattaaaatattaaaactattgAATGAGTGGTGTTTCTGTTTGACAACTTGCCACAGAGTTGGGGTGACGCCCAAACTTAATCAGCAAACAACATTAATTAATGCACAAAACAATTTAATGCAGTGATTCTAATTTATTTGCAGTCACACATTTTCtacataaaagttatttatttaaacgAAAAACAAACGAATAGAATTGCAGCTACATTGCTAAGGCTTCAACATGAATTATGGCCGTAAGACACCGTCCACGTATCGCTCCAACCATTCGGTGTACTCCCACACCACTGGCAGGTCAGTTATacatttagaatattttgttaatatgtaaatatgtgtttcTTACTTTTCTTAATTACTTTTTCACCAGATCCTCGACAAATTTACATTCGATAAAATCGCGGTCAATGCGCTCGGTGCGCGTGCCGTGGTATCAGCGACCTATTTTGAAGAACAACCAATACATAGATATACAGAAGAATTCAATGCTAATTGGAATATTCGCCATTGTAAGTTtgctaaattaatttaatttttaattttttaatttttaaatttcagtttctTGCACTCTTCACCATTGGCACTGCAATTTTCGATATCTACTGCTTAGCTATGGCTGCACCTGGCTCAACTCACTATGGTTACTATATAATCTCGTATGAATTTGTTTATGTCGGTAACAAACATGGTAAGCACCTCTATTGTAATTTTtcagtaatatacatatatttatttaatattgttatattgttaCAGTGCGCAACATGCTTATTGTGTTTGCCTTATTTTCTCTGATACTGGGAATAGTTATATTATTTACAAGTATTTTGCTTGTAATTGCACTTAGAAAGGTAAGTGTGGCtttgtacaaaatatatacaaataacttaTGCCTTTCCTATTTCACCACAAAATCTTGGTTTACACCATTCATTTTCCTTTTTACTCATCATACACACTACTTAATTTTCTTAACCGATTTCTTTTTGACTTCACTTCATCTACTAACATTCATATTATTCCACAAGCTActgaaaaaaggaaagaaacgAAAGCACTTCGTTTTCATACCGGTACGActcattaaatacatatacttatacatatacacaagtttttatattattttatgcacTGCTTATGAGTgtgcttattatttttaattatctacTTTCGATGCAATGTTTAGTAATTTAACTATTTCCGTTCACAGGAGTACGAGCGCAAAATTCTGCCTTGGTTGAACACATTTGCTGTGTTTACCATCTGGCGCTCACTAGCTTTGATATTCTTCGCAATAGTTAACGATTTAATCTTCGCTTACAATATTCTTATGGTATTGCTATGGAGTATCGCTTTAGTCGTTTGCATCTATGGCTGGTGCGTGGTGTACTCGTTATTCCTCGAGTTGACCAACTTGACGAAATTGGAGGATTTGGCACATTTACGCGTAAGCagaatgaaattttgaaataattcaaacaatgtaaaaaatatttttaaattaaatatagatGGGCACGATGGCTTCTTTGCATGCATCAGCTGCCAATTCCTTGGCTGGTTCCCGTCCAACTACACCGCACAGCACCGTATCTACTATGCCTGTGGGTTAAACTACACTTAACAAAGCATTTagcaacgaaaatattttatctactTTTCCACAACGCATCATGACTATATCAGTGCAAATGTATACCGTCCAAAATTCTTAgatttacatttataaatatattttttacacaacATGTAAGACACGAATCTCAGCATTCCACatgtattcatttttttttttaaatatatacatatattaaagtataagCTAGAAGCTCGAAATATAATAGCATAAGTGGATTAATAACTTGTAATTTAAAAACAGTGCCTTAGAACTTCTACATATCTGTTATGTACAatttatacaagaaaaaaacttttttacaattgaaaaatcataatttgtatgcaaatgtaTTTAATGTTACACTTTAATTGTTAAACGATTTTTCTACCAATTAATAAGCAAAAGAAAGCATCATTCCACAGATTTGTAAAACTGGCAAAAGTATTTATGaaatatgagcacatttaaccGTCCGATTCGCATTTTATTGtgtcaattttttaataaatttgtaaaatttaataaagcttaatttttatttactatatttagTACTAATTGAACTGCAATCCAGTGTTTGTGACAAACTTCCAATAAGAAGTGTACCTTTTAATCTGggaattgtatgaaaatatttgtaaacaataacaaaagtcaTTGTCAATATCAGCTGATTAGCTGTCATTCAttcacttttaaataaatacaaaaaatatatatatgtatatttgaaggTATACCaacgaaaattgcaaaaacttaaaaaacacaAATCATTATAAGTTGCGACCTCAAGattataataaaagaacttaccGCATAATTCTATATAgatgttcaaaaattaaaatgccgctAACATATTTTGGAGAAGCgcaagaagttgaaaaaagacTGGACGTTTGCTGGCCCATCTCGTTCACATAACCAGAACGGAAGAGAATTTATATTCGAACAACGAATTACTTTAGGAATAAGACGTTAATTTCGTTTCATGAAAacttccatacaagaacttgattttcatcggcTTGTTCGAAGATTGTACCGTAGTTTTGAACAATAATGCTATcacatttcgtgaagataccacgtcaaataaAAACCTTTTCCAAGGACTTGATTtaaatcgatcagtttgtatggcaactatatgctgtagtggtcaaATGAGCCGCGTTCATGGAGAAAGGAACGtgagaaaattttcagatcaatatctcaaactGCGGCCAAGCAGACGGACTTGgcgaaatcgactcagctcataaCGCTGatcctatatatacataagtattttataGTCTCCGAATTTCCTTCTGagttttacaaacttcgtagctaACTTAATATACACCGTTCTGAGTATAAAAATTTCTGCTaacattataataaattttcaaaactcacTCATAACAATCGTTAATCCTACACATAAAAAGCACTTTTAAcgataattgattttttattagaatttaatATGGTTTCAcactaaatataaacaaattgtacGAATTGCTGTGGACTATAACAAGTATTTATGGAATTGTGTACTTTTTCATaagtaaattaaagaaaataaattcctACATTAAATTAAACGTGACGGCAAGTGTAGGACCGGAGGTCTAACAATTACTTCACTTTATGCGGTGGAAGGTGttcttaagcaaaatattatataaaatttcagtgaCATTTACTTCAAAAACATAAGTGCAAAATTCGATGCTTAAAAAACAGCACACGTGCAGGCGCTTAGGCCGTTCATAATACtgctttttattttccattcacCATTTCACTTTGTTGTTATAGTTTTGGGGTAAAAATCACCGTTAATTCgcacaaatatttttcgaaagtCACCCAAATGAGTAgctatttcaaatttataattcaaaacTGCTTgcaattataacatttttcttttctttcactAAAACTAAACATAACTTTACTTCTTCATTTTAGACGTCATTCAATGTCATTTAGCCATGATTAATTCATTATTATCGCTGGCATTCACTTTAGCCAAATCCTCGACCAGCGTGTCGAGCAGTGCCCGCAGCTCTTGTTGTGCAAATTCCTGTGGCAAAGGCAGGCGTTCCAATGCAATCTTTATAATCAAACATGGATTCAACACGGGACAAACGAGCAATACGCCGCGAACGAGACATGCGAGATTTTGAGCTATCTCACTTTGACATAGACGGTGTTTGGCCGTGGGGCAGGGCAAGAGATTTATGCGAGAACATAAATCAGCCAATTGTGGTTTCAAATTCTCCCAACGTGCCTCGATATCTGCCTCCGTCTTCAGCGATTTCAAACTCTTGAACTGTGTGGGAAAGGAAATCGCGCAATTAATGagtgtacaaaaataaaaaaaaattatgtgaacTTACCTTCTCATTAATATCGATAAAATCTAAGAAAATTTGTCCCTGACTCGACCAATTGGGTACTTTGATGGTTTTAGTTGCCTCGGCACCCTCGAACTGGCTCAACAAATCGTGTAAATAGTCGAGGTTGTCTGTGCGTGGCAAAAAAACAGAGAATTAGCTCAATTTATACTAAAATCAGTGCTGCTAGCGCTTACCATTAATAATTGCATCGGGTGCGAGATGTTGGAAGATGACTTCATGCGCCAAAGCCCATTGTTTGGCCTTCAGCAAATATTTTGCTTGCAATTGGTAATTGCCAATAGCGCCTGCTTTCACTGCTTTAGCATAATCAATCCATTTTTCTGGCACGCCCAAATTATTGATAACGAATTTCTCCTTCTCTGACAGCGCGACATCTTTGGAAACACTTACATAACGGTAAAGTACATTCTGTACAGACAATTCACGTTGATTGCGATCCTTTATATGCAACAGCACGAAAATGGCCCATTCCCAGAGGTCATTACACTCTAGTTGACTGGCGAAGCCAACATGCAATTGACTTTCGCTGAGCTCGGAGCAGTGGCGATAACCGATGGCCTCCAAAGTTTGCAGCAGTAACCAGCTgcaggaaaaaaaaattatgaaataatacAACTTTGATTTTATCGGATTATTTATGCGCATACCTCAGGCGATAGTCCATTGGGTCGGCTGTGTGCGTGGCTGGATTCAGTAGACTCTCCATTGGATGACTGCGTTTGGAGTAAAGCTGCAGCAAGTGATAACGCAAATCGTAAATCAcgtgtttttcatttaaattagtCTTGTCCATATAACACGGCGTGGGCGGCATTGAGTAGAACTCTTCCGACTTGAAAGACTTATCGTAGGCCAAAAGAGCGTCGGTTATGGATGCAGTGGGCGATGAGAGGTACCACAATTGAATctgcaaataaaagattttttgttattttctttttatttttttatattacttttttattattttttaatattattttttcatttttttaatataattttaaattttttttttttatattagttttttttttatttattattttttaatttttttattaagaaaatatctaCAATACAACAAGAATGCACTCACCGCCAGCACTTTGATCCATTCAATGCCATCCAAAGTGTTGATGGGTCCATGTCCGGAATCCATTAGCGCCACCCCGGCTACCAGCATGTATAACTTCAAACGCTCCAATTGTATAAATTTGTCGGCTTCTTCTTTGTGCCAGGCGGCCAATTGATCCTCCATTAGCTGACGCACAGTGGGTCCCGATGAGAGTTGTGACAGCAATAAGGACAGATTTACGTCGTCGTAACGCACAGCCAGCTCACATGCTTCGGTCACTTTGTGACACATCACCAGGTCCAACAAGTGATCGAGATACGTGTTTTTGGACACACTCTTCGTGAGTAAATCTTTCTCGGTCAATGTATTCTCCAACCATTCGGAGAGTAAATTGCGTCGACACATAACGGCAAAGTGTGAAGCTGGTTCGCGTCCCTCCAGCTCTTCATGCTCACCCCATAATGCTAAACATAGTGACCACACCGAAACGGCATACTCTTCTAGTGGACtcaaattaatttgtttgattGCTTCGTCAAGATGTTTCACAATCAAATCGGTGCCATTATCCGACTTTATCCAAGGACATTCACTGCCCTCAACGTCTTCTTGCAGAGAGTTGTGCAATTGCAGCTCTAAATGTGTGACAATACTCTCTTTGAAGTGTTCGTAGTGCATGACTGAGGATATTTTGACGTGCTGCAATACAATGCTGCTGAAATCGTTTGAGCCACGACCCTTGAATATATATGGTGCGGCGTGGTAGAGGTGTTCAtctacaaaataaaacaaaatatcaaaaaaaattctaaacaaaagttaaaaacatcagcaacaaaaatcacatcaccaacaaaaatcacatcaccaacaaaaatcacatcaactaaattcacaacaacaacaaatttcacaataacaataaatttcacAATAACAACGAATTTCACATTAACAAattgcacaaacacaaaaatCTACAACAACCTAATTTCACATCAGCAATAAAaattcacaacaacaaccaggTAAGGTAAAACTATTACTTTGCACTTCACGGTCCAAATTCTTGCGTGTAGATGGCACAATAAGCGTGTTCTGTGGACCAAAGCCCAGTTTAAAGCGACGATAGTTATGCAAACCCAAATCCGCTGCCCATATGCCTTTCAATTTAAAGGCCACAGAGTTTGCAATTGGCACTTGATGTGCCAGCCCTTTCACGCTGGCCACTTTGGGTCTCACAGAGAATTTCGGTAATTTAACCATTTGCAAGGGCGCTGTTGAGTCACTGCCTGCGGCGGGTGTCGAtctctacaaataaaaaataacggtaTAAGTTTAGCGTCACTATCTACAAAATCACTAGAAATTATTTACCTCGGTGTCAATTTCTCGCATAATGCTCACAACGGAACCCGACGAAGATGGTGGCAATGGCGAGTTCTGCATAACGAAATCCAATTGACTCGATGCCTCCGATAGGGCACCGCCAAGGCCAGCCTCCTTCCATAACGAATTTTGCGATGAAACGCGCATATCTTGCAGATGTTTTCCAAATAAACCAGCGCGACGGCTCCGATTGCGATTAAAATCAGAGTAATTGTTTTCAAGCTCGGCGCCAGTGCCCTCTGACTTATTGTCTAAATCGTCGTCGCCGAAGAAAGAAGCCTTCATTAATTGCAGCTTGTGTGAGTCGGTGCCTGCTTCGCGCGCCAAAAAAGCTGTTGGGCTAGTTACGCGTGgaatttgctgttgttgcgcttCATATAGCGAATAATCATTGCCATTTGCTTGGAGAAATtctaatgtgaaaaaataatttaaattaaatgtagaaaacaacaaaaagaaaacacgTACGTGTCTTATCCATCAACATGAATTCGGCGGACTCATCCATAGGATAAAAATTACCACTACCGGCTGCAAGACTTTTTGGATCTAGCGCACGTGCAGCATCCTCGGAAATCTGCAAATCGAACGAAAATAATTTGGAATTGTTTGGTCactgcttttttatatttatgtttattctGCTAAATATTAACCTTTTGGGCATTCTTCAGGGCCGCCATTGTAATTTTATCAGCTGCTGCGGCGTTGGCTGCTGCAACTTGGCCCGCTACTACAGCTGTGGCACCTTGCGCACCTGCTGCCGCACCCATCTTTGCTTTTTTCGGGTCTGTTGGCACACCTTCGTCCTCTTCATCGCTGTCGTTGAGTCCATATTTCGAGAAATGCTTCACTCGAAACACCCAGCTACCCGTCTCCGGACGATATTCAATGAAACGTGTATCATTCTTATCACAAACTCTGCGCAATTTTGCTTCCCAATCCATGTCGGCCAGACGCACTGGATCCTTAATGGGCTCGTGCTTGGTTTTGTCATGCGGCCA
The sequence above is drawn from the Bactrocera tryoni isolate S06 chromosome 1, CSIRO_BtryS06_freeze2, whole genome shotgun sequence genome and encodes:
- the LOC120782718 gene encoding nuclear pore complex protein Nup98-Nup96, producing MFGGTKPTFGTSTPGTGFGGFSSTTTASPFGQSAFGKPATSTFGAAPTFGTQQQTPSLFGANPTQPQSSGLFGAANTTSAFGSTTTAQPAFGGFQQTGQTPSMFGAPQQAANISSVFGQSTTSAFGSAVKPGTLGGFGQTAAQPTSSLFGQPAAATSTSGFGSFGQTQPTTSNVFGSGTTMMMGANAGSSIAKYQPTIGTDTLMKAGQPNNVNTKQHCITAMKEYEGKSLEELRLEDYMANRKGPQAGTSGATTGFFGSTTQPAATGTGLFGATAQPTTGLFGQQAATTTDNKGLFGGGAFGQTNTSAFGATTQQNSFLGKPFGAPATTGFGAATTDSSNLFGAKPAFGQTQPSLFGQTSTATTAPAFGQTNTAFGGFGAAAPAQQTSLFGAPAADANKPAFGLGTSSAGTTGFGGFGTAATSTAGTGLFGAKPAATGFGAAPAFGATSTANTGFTNFSLGNTSGGLFNSTLNKPATTGFGAFGTQTSTAPLNFNSGSTGTSLFGNAAAKPGGLFGSTLGQGATNTTGGLFGGGGASAFGTGGTLGGGFGSSTLGGGNMSLGGLGGNQQQQQPPIHQQILAKVTSPYGDNPIFKDLKRSDETDATRATNPAAQKAILETTMNQFKVSTRSSPSVVRVKPITSALTKKSLFEGLEEFDSTVETFSLKPNAKRLIIKPKPANTVVGNSSSTNTSPNRQTIAQNSLTNSGQRQSGGVAQPPTSTLRNESFSGQIPLDPPTSEAAKSSTHPTASIAPKIGRESDIGRRESWLHPNNVERMRQQNLNSSIESVVPLNSTLSELVPRKPLDTYRATGGAGTTGTPVGRPSVSTVLENTFEEQTSRETSRRDASAHHDESLFSNRSYPGDERSVIEEAAEEYEEHPTGITLRRIGYYTIPSLDDLKSYLAEDGSCIVPNFTVGREGYGNVYFGKEMDVAGLNLDEIVHFRNKEIIIYPDDDNKPPIGSGLNREAQVTLDQVWPHDKTKHEPIKDPVRLADMDWEAKLRRVCDKNDTRFIEYRPETGSWVFRVKHFSKYGLNDSDEEDEGVPTDPKKAKMGAAAGAQGATAVVAGQVAAANAAAADKITMAALKNAQKISEDAARALDPKSLAAGSGNFYPMDESAEFMLMDKTQFLQANGNDYSLYEAQQQQIPRVTSPTAFLAREAGTDSHKLQLMKASFFGDDDLDNKSEGTGAELENNYSDFNRNRSRRAGLFGKHLQDMRVSSQNSLWKEAGLGGALSEASSQLDFVMQNSPLPPSSSGSVVSIMREIDTERSTPAAGSDSTAPLQMVKLPKFSVRPKVASVKGLAHQVPIANSVAFKLKGIWAADLGLHNYRRFKLGFGPQNTLIVPSTRKNLDREVQNEHLYHAAPYIFKGRGSNDFSSIVLQHVKISSVMHYEHFKESIVTHLELQLHNSLQEDVEGSECPWIKSDNGTDLIVKHLDEAIKQINLSPLEEYAVSVWSLCLALWGEHEELEGREPASHFAVMCRRNLLSEWLENTLTEKDLLTKSVSKNTYLDHLLDLVMCHKVTEACELAVRYDDVNLSLLLSQLSSGPTVRQLMEDQLAAWHKEEADKFIQLERLKLYMLVAGVALMDSGHGPINTLDGIEWIKVLAIQLWYLSSPTASITDALLAYDKSFKSEEFYSMPPTPCYMDKTNLNEKHVIYDLRYHLLQLYSKRSHPMESLLNPATHTADPMDYRLSWLLLQTLEAIGYRHCSELSESQLHVGFASQLECNDLWEWAIFVLLHIKDRNQRELSVQNVLYRYVSVSKDVALSEKEKFVINNLGVPEKWIDYAKAVKAGAIGNYQLQAKYLLKAKQWALAHEVIFQHLAPDAIINDNLDYLHDLLSQFEGAEATKTIKVPNWSSQGQIFLDFIDINEKFKSLKSLKTEADIEARWENLKPQLADLCSRINLLPCPTAKHRLCQSEIAQNLACLVRGVLLVCPVLNPCLIIKIALERLPLPQEFAQQELRALLDTLVEDLAKVNASDNNELIMAK